GATGAAGTCGTTACCAATGCCGTGATATTTCGTAAAGTCTATAGCCATAGGAGTGAACGAGTTGAGGGTGAAGCTCTCTATGGATTTAGCATACGTCGAAACTGATGCGAGCAGGCTACCATTCGCTGATATCAGAGCCGCTCCACACTTCTATTTCTAGGTCATGAATATATTGCAGGGCCTGCTCAAGGCAATCGGGCTGGCCCTGCAGCACCAAATCAAACCATCCATCTCCCTCAGCGTTGGCACCCAGAACGGCCGCCTCAATATTCACCGTGACGTGATAGTGAGACACCAGCTTGGAAATCACCGGTTCTTGATGGTAGTGATGGGGAATGCGAAGACGCAGGCGTGTTTGAACCAACGGCTGATCAACGGACATCATGTCTCCT
This is a stretch of genomic DNA from Candidatus Obscuribacterales bacterium. It encodes these proteins:
- a CDS encoding NIL domain-containing protein, translated to MMSVDQPLVQTRLRLRIPHHYHQEPVISKLVSHYHVTVNIEAAVLGANAEGDGWFDLVLQGQPDCLEQALQYIHDLEIEVWSGSDISEW